In a genomic window of Nesterenkonia halotolerans:
- a CDS encoding acyltransferase family protein, protein MSTRAEPTQSTSVSAPSVPESGARSSRSGRFQPEIQGLRALAVLLVVMYHFWPERLTGGYIGVDVFFVISGYLITAHLFKEANRTGRIRLGQFWARRIRRLLPLSLLVLGLTAVAAVAILPSTEWQSTRRQIMASALYVQNWILAEDAVDYSKADERATAVQHFWSLSVEEQFYVLWPVLLALVLAVAVFGRRRRLARNPDATPRVSVRTIFLSVIGVLGVASLAFSIYYTADSSAQAYFVTPTRIWEFALGAVLALVLGASQFTGRWANLLGWTGFAMILASAYLYSALTPFPGWAALVPTVGATLLMACGGKQRVTGIHWWLSLRPATAIGDWSYAIYLWHWPVVIFAPYVSDAAKEWYVKLLLILGVVTLSALSTRFFEAPLRRAKFLMPTWRTMVAAAVSMALVVGVAHYSVEHVEQDFYASDLSEDHPCYGYRALANPDQCGDPFEGTLGLMPSPADVAAQPQEPVYPGCQAEAEDEGVPECWLGAEESQADGTIAVFGDSHATMWLPALDEIAQDSDKRLLVLTRSSCTPRAGTYEDEDDPCGEANLEILDRLSDDDEVETVVIAGSQVYGGFDGPDIDVDFPETDVELTDQARSIMAPIEVWLEADKEVVVFGEIPRMNYERNEEETLPECVALNEDDLAACNDDLEDTRVAERWLTQSEDVFDEAENYHFVPTEDLVCREEDETCYAVLGGAITYNDNSHLSHNFVRSVTREIGERMEPALQN, encoded by the coding sequence ATGTCCACACGCGCTGAACCCACGCAGTCCACGTCCGTCTCGGCACCCTCGGTGCCTGAGTCCGGTGCGCGTTCCTCGCGAAGTGGACGTTTCCAGCCGGAGATCCAGGGCCTGCGGGCACTGGCCGTGCTGCTGGTGGTGATGTATCACTTCTGGCCCGAGCGGCTGACCGGGGGATACATCGGGGTCGATGTCTTCTTCGTGATCTCCGGTTACCTGATCACAGCGCACCTGTTCAAAGAGGCCAATCGAACCGGTCGCATCAGACTGGGACAGTTCTGGGCTCGCCGCATCCGCCGACTCCTCCCACTGAGCCTGTTGGTCCTGGGGCTCACCGCGGTGGCAGCAGTGGCGATACTCCCCAGCACCGAGTGGCAGAGCACGCGACGCCAGATCATGGCCTCGGCGCTCTATGTGCAGAACTGGATCCTCGCCGAGGATGCTGTCGACTACTCCAAGGCCGATGAACGCGCGACCGCGGTGCAGCACTTCTGGTCGCTCTCAGTGGAGGAGCAGTTCTACGTCCTCTGGCCGGTGCTGCTGGCGCTGGTCCTGGCTGTGGCGGTCTTCGGGCGCCGTCGTCGTCTTGCCCGCAACCCCGACGCGACCCCGCGGGTGAGCGTGCGCACCATCTTCCTCTCCGTGATCGGGGTCCTGGGCGTCGCCTCGCTCGCCTTCTCGATCTACTACACGGCAGACTCCTCGGCCCAGGCATACTTCGTCACCCCCACCAGGATCTGGGAGTTCGCCCTGGGGGCCGTGCTCGCGCTTGTGCTGGGGGCCAGTCAGTTCACCGGACGATGGGCGAACCTGCTGGGCTGGACCGGATTCGCGATGATCCTCGCCTCGGCGTACCTCTACAGCGCGCTCACTCCGTTCCCCGGTTGGGCGGCACTGGTTCCCACAGTGGGTGCCACCCTGCTCATGGCCTGTGGCGGCAAGCAACGGGTGACCGGCATCCACTGGTGGCTCTCGCTGCGTCCGGCCACGGCGATCGGAGACTGGTCCTACGCGATCTACCTCTGGCACTGGCCGGTGGTCATCTTCGCGCCCTACGTCAGTGACGCCGCGAAGGAGTGGTACGTCAAGCTGCTGCTGATCCTCGGCGTCGTAACCCTCTCGGCGCTGAGCACGCGATTCTTCGAGGCCCCGCTGCGACGGGCGAAATTCCTGATGCCCACCTGGCGCACCATGGTGGCAGCCGCAGTCTCGATGGCGCTGGTGGTCGGCGTGGCGCACTATTCCGTCGAGCACGTGGAGCAGGATTTCTACGCCTCGGACCTCTCCGAGGACCATCCCTGCTACGGATATCGGGCGCTGGCGAACCCCGACCAGTGCGGGGACCCGTTCGAAGGGACGCTCGGACTCATGCCCTCGCCGGCCGACGTCGCCGCGCAGCCCCAGGAGCCGGTGTATCCGGGCTGTCAGGCGGAGGCCGAGGATGAAGGAGTGCCGGAGTGCTGGCTCGGGGCCGAGGAGTCTCAGGCCGACGGGACCATCGCCGTCTTCGGAGACTCGCACGCGACGATGTGGCTGCCCGCCCTGGATGAGATCGCGCAGGACAGCGATAAACGGCTGCTGGTGCTCACCCGATCCAGCTGCACTCCGCGCGCCGGCACCTACGAGGATGAAGACGATCCCTGCGGCGAGGCGAATCTCGAGATCCTTGATCGGCTGTCCGACGACGACGAGGTCGAGACCGTCGTGATCGCTGGAAGTCAGGTATATGGAGGCTTCGATGGGCCGGACATCGACGTGGACTTCCCCGAGACCGACGTCGAGCTCACGGATCAGGCGCGCAGCATCATGGCCCCGATCGAGGTCTGGCTCGAGGCCGATAAGGAAGTCGTGGTCTTCGGCGAGATTCCGCGGATGAACTACGAACGCAATGAGGAGGAGACTCTCCCCGAATGCGTGGCCCTGAACGAGGACGACCTGGCAGCCTGCAACGACGACCTTGAGGACACCAGGGTGGCCGAGCGCTGGCTCACTCAGTCCGAGGATGTCTTCGACGAGGCCGAGAATTACCACTTCGTCCCCACCGAGGACCTCGTCTGCCGCGAGGAGGATGAGACCTGCTACGCGGTGCTCGGCGGCGCCATCACCTACAACGACAACAGTCACCTCTCACACAACTTCGTGCGCTCGGTGACCCGGGAGATCGGTGAGCGGATGGAGCCGGCCCTGCAGAACTGA
- a CDS encoding glycosyltransferase, with protein sequence MNPAQLRFAGVGARQARVDAGLRLLAELQASPDPVAELRKPAALELLGPEPGSPFARGARDNTGLLEDLEPCIAALPDPETGISRPPLSLRVTVIDDELTRGLLTGAATTRGLRAAQVVASASALAATDLVILTPASIGAQHSVPPEGSPQDSQKRQRTWADTVLNHVIPACRKSNIPVVFWDHTTRSTTTTGREIAKACDRVFAVSEEAVRRYAATRRRPAEAVRVPMIVNPLLSSPLGSRGPAPRLIGLAEAQLGQRPKDLRLMMGWLLDGIRSHGIPTALFRGGAPDEHPTGTGAGFAVRHWPLLAPNPGPTRLAAVDRVTDIGLALNPVISSQTLYDRRVLELQACGSMVLSTYNQGVNSYLPHVHVPQSATDVADMLGSLSIAELRRAQGDGIRTAFTDHHVTDALGLFCESLGITVDLPTERVLAVAQEPDPVLRAEMAAQTHADIPLTTWDQLPAQHGSYDILLPLSTARHYSPTYAADAVAAFRYQGAPVVSKQEGSAELADPDALRHLPDESVADWSGLDLSAWWRPRRDVTTGPDALLTEARRHRIYSSDHLGHHPRSEATDARRPRPSLESDDDLAASSRAAAAMAEALQLKLAVVVPVYNNGDHLRHKAFASLRRSSVFQKMQVLLVNDGSTDPVTVDTIEELAHEYPNVMAYHHAAGGSGSASRPRNTGLQLAQTEFVTYLDPDNEAVDDGFARLLEDLLGHPSVDFALGDMTHWASQFGRLRYSQLLRETLAEDIDETGTITVPADALEKLHFRPMGIQTIVARTDWLKGCGLTQPLGAVGQDSYFFQQMLYYARRIRVQDIGVHTYYSAVSDSTVNTINPGYFEKYRPLDAARADWLREIGKLESYRSLRLEPFFVSWMLPKLRRLESEPASWLFAAETLADLLGYYGEHNWTSPEAERFWRQLSHARRRRKPRG encoded by the coding sequence GTGAACCCTGCGCAGCTGCGATTCGCCGGCGTCGGCGCACGCCAGGCCCGGGTCGACGCGGGACTGCGCCTGCTCGCGGAGCTCCAGGCCTCTCCCGACCCGGTCGCGGAGCTTCGGAAGCCTGCTGCACTGGAGCTTCTGGGACCTGAACCAGGGAGCCCCTTCGCCCGGGGCGCGCGAGACAACACCGGCCTTCTGGAGGACTTGGAGCCCTGCATCGCGGCGCTGCCTGATCCGGAGACCGGCATCTCCCGTCCGCCGCTGAGTCTTCGCGTCACCGTGATCGACGATGAGCTGACCCGCGGGCTTCTCACCGGTGCGGCCACGACGCGTGGGCTGCGCGCCGCCCAGGTCGTAGCCAGCGCCTCTGCGCTGGCAGCAACGGACCTGGTGATCCTGACTCCGGCAAGCATCGGGGCGCAGCACAGCGTGCCCCCCGAGGGCAGTCCGCAGGATTCCCAGAAGCGGCAGCGCACGTGGGCCGACACCGTGCTGAACCACGTGATCCCTGCCTGCCGGAAGAGCAACATTCCCGTGGTCTTCTGGGACCACACCACACGCAGCACCACGACGACGGGGCGCGAGATCGCGAAGGCCTGCGATCGAGTCTTTGCCGTCTCCGAAGAAGCCGTGCGCCGTTACGCCGCCACCAGACGGCGTCCCGCGGAAGCCGTACGGGTCCCCATGATCGTGAACCCCCTGCTGAGCAGTCCTCTGGGCTCACGAGGACCCGCCCCCCGACTGATCGGTCTGGCAGAGGCGCAGCTCGGCCAACGGCCCAAGGACCTTCGACTGATGATGGGATGGCTGCTGGACGGCATCCGTTCCCACGGGATTCCCACAGCGCTGTTCCGTGGTGGGGCGCCTGACGAGCACCCGACGGGAACCGGCGCAGGATTTGCCGTGCGTCATTGGCCGCTCCTCGCGCCCAACCCCGGCCCCACACGCCTTGCAGCCGTGGACCGGGTGACCGATATCGGGCTTGCGCTGAATCCGGTGATCAGTTCGCAGACCCTCTACGACCGGCGCGTCCTGGAGCTGCAGGCCTGCGGTTCGATGGTGCTGAGCACCTACAACCAGGGCGTGAACTCCTACCTGCCCCACGTCCATGTGCCGCAGTCGGCCACGGACGTCGCCGACATGCTGGGATCGCTCAGCATCGCAGAGCTGCGTCGTGCCCAGGGTGACGGGATCCGCACCGCGTTCACCGACCACCACGTGACCGATGCCCTCGGCCTGTTCTGCGAGTCACTCGGAATCACGGTCGACCTGCCCACCGAACGGGTGCTGGCCGTTGCCCAGGAGCCCGATCCGGTGCTTCGCGCGGAGATGGCAGCGCAGACCCACGCGGACATCCCGCTGACCACCTGGGACCAGCTGCCCGCGCAGCACGGGAGCTACGACATTCTGCTGCCGCTCTCCACCGCTCGGCACTACTCCCCCACCTACGCGGCAGATGCAGTCGCGGCCTTCCGATACCAGGGCGCGCCGGTCGTCTCGAAGCAGGAGGGCTCCGCAGAGCTTGCCGATCCCGACGCGCTGCGGCACCTGCCCGACGAATCCGTGGCGGACTGGTCAGGACTGGATCTGAGCGCATGGTGGCGACCACGACGTGATGTCACGACCGGGCCCGATGCTCTGCTCACCGAAGCTCGCCGACACCGCATCTATTCCTCCGACCACCTGGGGCATCACCCTCGCAGCGAAGCCACGGATGCCCGTCGCCCACGCCCGAGCCTCGAGTCCGACGATGACCTCGCCGCCTCGTCGCGCGCGGCCGCCGCTATGGCCGAGGCCCTGCAGCTGAAGCTTGCGGTGGTCGTGCCGGTGTACAACAACGGCGATCACCTGCGCCACAAGGCCTTTGCCTCGCTGCGCCGATCCTCGGTCTTCCAGAAGATGCAGGTGCTTCTGGTCAATGACGGTTCCACTGATCCGGTCACCGTGGACACCATCGAAGAACTCGCCCACGAGTACCCGAACGTGATGGCCTATCACCACGCCGCAGGCGGCTCAGGTTCTGCCTCCCGGCCCAGAAACACCGGACTGCAGCTCGCCCAGACGGAATTCGTCACCTATCTGGATCCTGACAACGAGGCGGTGGACGACGGGTTCGCGCGTCTGCTCGAAGACCTGTTGGGGCACCCGAGCGTCGACTTCGCCCTCGGGGACATGACCCACTGGGCCAGCCAGTTTGGTCGCCTGCGCTACAGCCAGCTCCTTCGCGAGACCCTTGCGGAGGACATCGATGAAACAGGCACCATCACGGTCCCGGCGGATGCTCTGGAGAAGCTGCACTTCCGCCCCATGGGCATACAGACCATCGTCGCCCGCACGGACTGGCTGAAGGGCTGCGGGCTGACCCAGCCCTTGGGCGCGGTCGGACAGGACAGCTACTTCTTCCAGCAGATGCTCTACTACGCCCGGCGGATCAGGGTCCAGGACATCGGTGTGCACACCTACTACTCCGCGGTCAGCGATTCCACGGTGAACACCATCAACCCTGGCTACTTCGAGAAGTACCGACCCCTCGACGCCGCGCGAGCGGACTGGCTGCGTGAGATCGGCAAACTCGAGTCCTACCGGTCACTCCGCCTGGAGCCCTTCTTTGTGAGCTGGATGCTGCCCAAGCTGCGGCGGCTGGAGTCCGAGCCCGCCAGCTGGCTCTTCGCCGCCGAGACCCTGGCAGACCTGCTCGGATACTACGGCGAGCACAACTGGACCAGTCCCGAGGCGGAGCGATTCTGGCGTCAGCTCAGTCATGCCCGCCGACGCAGGAAGCCACGCGGCTGA